AGACAATGCCCACCAGCTTCGGACGGTTGTCTTCATCCGACACATCCACCAGCAGCGCCGTAAAAGGCGTAGAACTGGCGCTAATGGCCAGCCCATACAGCGCAAACACCAGCGCCAGCAGCGCAATCCACGCATAGGTCGCAAAGCCCCAGCCCGCTGCTTGGATGCTGTTGTTTAGCCGCCACACCACCTGAACCGCCAGAAACGAAGCCGTGGTAAACAGCGCCGCCCCCAGCCAGACGTAGCCGGTGCGGTGGCTCTGGCCCAGCGGTTTGGAATCGGACAGTTGCCCAAACCACACCCGCGATGGCGCAACAAACTGGTTCATGGCGATGGTCGCCGCTACGATGGTTGCGGGCAGGGCCAGTTCTTTGATCATGACGCGGTTCAGCACGCCCAGCGTCAGCAGCGACATAATGCCCAGGCCCATCTGAAACAGACCCAGCCGAAACATGGTGGGTAGCCCCAGCTTGACCGTCGGTTGAGCCACTGCCGAGCTTATAAACTCTCCTTTAGCCATGAATGTGTCCTAGCAAGTTCATCAAGTAAAAGAGTCAGGGATGGCGGGGACCGTGATCGATGGTGCGGCGGGTGACGGGGGACGAGAGGACGATGAGCGTTGTCACCTGGCTATTGGTAAATCGGTCGATCAGGGATTCTAGATGGGCCACGGAGGCCACGGCAACCTTAGCAATGTAATCGTCGCTGCCCGTGACGCGGTGGCACTCCAGCACTTCGGGCATGGACTGGAGGCGATCGCTCAGGCGGGCAAACTCGCCCGGAAACGACTCGATTCGCATAAACGCGATGATGCTATAGCCCAGTTTAGACAAATCCAGTTCGACGCGATAGCCCGTAATGATGCCCAACTCCTCCATGCGGCGGATGCGATCGACCACCGCCGGAGCCGACAGCCCAACGCGCCGCCCCAGTTCGCTGTAGGACAGCCGCGCATCGTCTTGGAGCGATCGCAGCAGCGCCCAGCCTGTGTCATCTAGGAGCCTTTCTATTTCCAAGCTCATAGGGCAAAAACTGCTTCGTTTTTAAGTTTATTAAGCGGTTCCACCTTTGATTCAGGCTGTGCATTCCCAAATCCACCTTCTATTCTAGATATAGAAGGCATTCCACGGATGGATATTCCTAATTTGAGTAGGACTTACGCAGTTGGACAGTTTCTCGCGGGCTGCGCCCGCAA
The Thermoleptolyngbya sichuanensis A183 DNA segment above includes these coding regions:
- a CDS encoding Lrp/AsnC family transcriptional regulator; this translates as MSLEIERLLDDTGWALLRSLQDDARLSYSELGRRVGLSAPAVVDRIRRMEELGIITGYRVELDLSKLGYSIIAFMRIESFPGEFARLSDRLQSMPEVLECHRVTGSDDYIAKVAVASVAHLESLIDRFTNSQVTTLIVLSSPVTRRTIDHGPRHP